AACTACACCTTGAAACGGGCAGGCTCAATTTATTTGATAACATAGTAACTTGGCTATTCCTGAGCCTATGCGAAGGAATAGGTGTGACCTGACGGTCACTGGTGCGCGACTAGGACATCCCCCACGAAGGACACAAACGTGCTGTCAGTTCGCCGCGGCAGAGTGTGGTACAGAATTCACCCTGTCACTTTTCACTTTTCCGTCGGGTCTTGCCGACCTTCTTAGGGCGGTGTGACCTGACGGTCACTTGGTACGCGACTGGGGTAACGACCCCCGTCGGGGGCGTCCCGCACGAAGATTAATCTGGATTCCAGCTTGTGCTGGAATGACATTGGCGAGGAGTGAGGCGCAGCCGAACGACGCGGCAATCTCAATTCGTCTTCACACGGGCATATAAAAACCCACCCGTTGGGTGGGCTACAGGAATAAAAAATCACACCGTCCGCCGGTGACTGCCCGCCCCGCCACTGAGGGCCAGCGCGGGAATCGCAGTTCACTTACATTCGAGAAGCGATTGTGGGAATCCGCGCCTAATCTATGATCTTGTGTTTATTTGCGTAGGCCGCAAGCTCAAGCCGCGAATGTATACCCAATTTTTCCATCAGACGGTGCAGGTGGCTTTTCACTGTAAACGCCGAAATATTCAGCCGGTCGGCCATCTCCTTATTGCTCATACCAGCGACAATAAGTCCGATGATTTCCTTCTCCCGTTTGCTGATTTTGGTGGCTGTCATCGTGCCTGCCGATGTCGACTGGGGATTGTATGTCGCAACCTGATCTATAAACGATCCGGCAAGACCCGGGGGAAGAAATGTTGAACCATTGATGATAACGCGGATTGCCTCGACTAATTCAGTGAAACTGGCATCCTTGAGGACAAATCCATTGACGCCGGATTGAATAAATCTCACCAGTTCCGTTTCGAGAGGGGACAAATTCATCCCGATTATCTTTACATCAGGACAATTTTGCTTAATAGACGAAATGTGCTGGATGGATCGCTCACGGTGTAAGCTAATATCCATCAAGACGACCGAAGGGTTGACATCTTTTATCTCTGATATCAGACTCTCGCCCACGCCCATCGTATTAAAGGACATCTCGGGCTGGTTGACAAATAGCATCGCAAGGCTTTCACGAAGGATTCTATTTTCCTCTACTAACAAAGCACGTATAAAAGGCATTTCCCTCCTCCCGCTTTCTCCGTCGAGTCTTCCTGTTGACTCTGATTCTCACTCCCACATTTGCAGTCATAAATACTCTATTTCACAGAGACAACCAATAGCATTTTGCTTCATTCCGTTGTCATCCGAGTTGTTATTGGCCTTTAATCTGACTCCTTCTCTCAAACGATAAGTTATATACAGTCCAAGATAAATCACACACATGCAACTTTGTAGCGAAGACTCGCCGATCACAAGTTGCTACTAGTTAGACCAAAGGAATAATCTATGCAAGGAATATATTTACCGACATAACATGGATTACGGTCTTTTGCTCTTTCGGTCTGGAGATACGAAGCGAACCAAGTGACATTACCTGTGATGTGAACGATCTGAGGGCACATTGCTGTAATTCCGGACGATATTCAGCAGTCCGCCCTGAAGAATCATCTCTCTCTGCCTGTTGGTCAGTGAGTGCGAAGCAATATAGCTCTCATTTTTGGTTCTATTAAGTACCACAACATGGTCTGCCTTATGAATCGCCTCTCGTATATGCGGCAACACAAGACAATCATCCCGATCTATCCGCCGCCAGTCGATAGGATCAAGAAATTGGAGGGGCAAAACGCCAAAGTTCACAAGATTCTGCTTATGAATTCGCGCAAAGCTGATAGCAAGCACTGCAATCACACCCAGATAGCGGGGAACGATAGCGGCATGCTCACGGCTTGAGCCTTGGCCATAGTTACGACCAGCCACAATGAACGAGAATGAATCCTCTTTTTGAGCGGCCCTGGCGCGTTTATAAAACGTATCATCCACTCGTGAAAAGAGAAATTTGCTGATTTCAGGTATATTGCTTCTAAACGGAAGAATTGCGGTTCCCGCCGGCATAATTTCATCGGTGGAGACATCGTCGTTGAGCTTTAGCAGCACTGGCCCTTGGACAATATCGTGAAGCGGCTCAAACGGTGGCAGTGGTTTTATATTTGACCCTTTTTCAAGCTGTTCGGTCTTGCGCTCCTCTTTTGAGAGCGGTCGTAAGAGCATGTCGTCATTGATGATAACCTCCTCAATGTCTGTCAGTTGAGGGTACGCCATATCCAGCGTTCGAGGATCGGTAATGACACCGGTCAAAGCCGAAGCCGCAGCGGTCTCAGGCGAACAAAGATACACAAGATCATTATCGGTACCTGACCGCCCCGGGAAATTTCGCGGAACTGTGCGGAGACTAATACGTCCGGGGGAGGGCGCCTGTCCCATACCGATACAGCCATTGCATCCAGCCTGATGAATTCGCGCTCCGGCACGAATAAGCTTTTTGAGCAAACCTGTTTCTGTCAGGCTTTCGAGAATCTGACGCGAGGTCGGATTTATGTCGAAAGATACTCGCTCGTGAACTTGGTGTCCTTCGACTATGAGTGCCGCGACGGCAAAATCCCTCAGTCCCGGGTTAGCCGATGAGCCAATCATGGACTGATAAATCTCGCGCCCCGCGACTTCCCGCACCGGCACCACATTATCGGGATTGCTCGGCAGAGCGATAAGTGGTTCAAGCTTGTCTAAGTCGATCTCTTCATATTCGTCGTATTCAGCCCCAGAATCTGCTGACATTTCTACGAATTCACCGCCGCGCTCCTGATTTTTGAGGAAGTGATGCACAGCATTGTCGGATGGAAATACACTTGTCGTTGCGCCAAGTTCCGCGCCCATATTTGCGATAACATGGCGATCCATCGCAGACAGGAAATAAAGCCCATCGCCGTAGTATTCGATTATCTTGTTTAGACCCCAATCAACCCCTTTGCGTCTAAGCAATTCGAGGATAACATCTTTCGCGCTAACCCATTGCGGCAATTTACCAGTCAGTTTAACCCCGACAGTTTGCGGCATAGTTAAATAGAAAGGCTCTCCCGCTATAGCCAGCGCAACTTCGAGTCCCCCCGCTCCAATCGCCAGCATGCCCAAAGAACCTGCGGCGCAGGTGTGACTGTCCGCTCCAAGCAGTGTTTTGCCGGGGATGCCGAAACGTTCCATGTGAACCGGATGGCTGACCCCATTTCCTGGCCTGCTGTACCAAATGCCAAACTTCCGACAGGCAGAGCGAAGAAAAATGTGGTCGTCGGCATTCCGAAAATCGCTCTGCAACAGATTGTGATCCACATATTGAACAGAGACTTCGGTGCGGACTTCGTCGATGCCAAGAGCTTCAAGTTCAAGCATAACTATCGTACCGGTCGCGTCCTGAGTGAGCGTTTGATCTATCTTCAAACCTATTTCTTCGCCAATTTTCATATTTCCTGAAAGAAGGTGGCTCGCGATAAGTTTCTGGGTCATATTCATCGCTATCATACATCCATCCATTTCTCGAACTTTCCAAGGAGCGTAGAGAGAAATATTCTTGCTCGTGCGTTCGAGAGCGCACTCGGCTCATATTCTGTGGGTAAATATCTCATCGTTATTTATACGCAAAGGGGCCGGAGATGTTCGGGTAATCAAAAGAAAGACTGAGCGAACACTTTATTTGTTCGCTCAGCCGAAAAATACTGCTGAGTCTTCGAATTGAAAAATCGCTATGTTCGCATCACGAAATAGGTATCCAGTATGCCAGTTTCAGCGCCACAAAATCCTCACCGTCAGCGCCAAAAGCATCGAAGGCCGAGCCCGGGCGGACATGACGGGTGACTTCCTGTGTTTCTTCTTCGAGATTACGCTGCCAAACGAGAAAGAGTGTACTTCCCGGGCTGAATTCCCATCGAAGGACCATGTTGCTTCGGAACGAACGATATTTAAATCCAAAATTTGCCCCATCGTTGTAATGAAGCAAATTATGTCCGCGGGATTGCAGAAGCTCTCCAAGGTCATAGAATTTTGCGCCATCGGCGTACGGCTCGGCATAGGCTTCAAGGCTCAGATCTGGACTGAAGAAATAATTCATCCGAACGCGAAGTCTCAATCTGCTTCGGTCAAGACGCGAAAAAACATATGTCGTTCCAAACGTCCCAGCTCCTCCCCCGGACAGAGCCTCGACGAATTGGCGCGGTTGATCCTCGCGGGTATATGATGGTTCAAAGGCGAGCCTCCACTTGGTGCCAAGTCGTCCCGAAATATGTCCTGTTGTGGTGTAGAGCCATCCATCGAGCTCATCGATACCGTAGCGGGCATCGAGCCAAAATGATGTCGATGACGCGAAATTATTTTGAAAGCCAGCATTGAATGACCAACCGGCTTCATTTTGCATCGAAGGGCCGCCACGCGTGCGGGTATCGTCTTGTCCCGGCAATTGACGGGCGATGCGGGCCCAGCTTGTCCAGAAATTTTTCCATGTGACATCACTTACGATTCGAATTTCGCTCCATTGCCTGTCGCCTCCGAAATTCCAATTGGCATCGGACGCGAGCCGAATATCGTAATATCTGAAGATGTTCCCCACGACAGTCTCACGGTAGATGAGACGCCAGAAAAGATCAATATCATCGGCTCCGCCGAGCTGACCGGCATCATTGAGTTCAAGTCCCGGCGACTCTGCCGCGATAAATACATCATAGAGCCAGTGTTTGCCAGAGGGCTTCCAGAAATTGAAAACGCCTTTGTATCCACTGAGCGCATTTCTGTTTGGATCAATTTCAACATAATCGGCATCGGGCCGTTGGAAGTACCGCTGAGGAGATAACTGAGCCGATGTGATAGCCGAAGTACTTCCTCTCACATCGCTAAAACCGGCTTCGGTAAAGATATTATACTTGCCGCCATTAAAGCGTAAATGAGTACTCACAGCCCCGGCAATCGCTTGTTTTCGCAGTAACGTATCAAGACGGCCATCGCCGGAAAGGTCGCGCGACACACCGGTCAATTTTGCGCTGAATGTAGACTGCTCTTTTCCGAACGGTTGAATAAGCCCGAAAACTCCATAGAATGTACGAGGTTCGATTTTGGTGCGCGATGTAATCTTACTTGAACTATCATACAACTTAGCGAACTCATTGTCTGTGACGGCGGTCAGGAAACCGATTGAGGTACCAGATTTAAGCACTCCTGAGACCTTTGCCGCGCCAAGAATTGTCGAGTTCCGGGGCTGGTCGGCATAGTCAGGCATTTCAAAGCCTCGCAGTGAAGCTCGCGGAGATGCTCCAATCCTTCGCGAATAGAAGAATCCGCCGCCATTGAAAACAGAATTTCCTTCGGAGAAAAAAGGACGACGTTCATCGAAAAAAGTTTCGAAGGCGCTCAGATTCACATCGGCTGGATCGGCTTCGACTTGCCCGAAATCAGGATTAAAGGTTGCATCGAGAGTCAAATTCGGACCAAGTCCCATTTTGAGATCTCCGCCGACACGACCTGTTATTTTGGAACCATCATTGAAAGGATCACTGCCAAAGTCACCGTCGATCTTGCTCCCTTCGCTTGCGGCATAAGGAGTCAACTCAAGTCGGCGGGATGGCTGGACGCCTTCGATACCGACCAAATTGCCAAAACGGGAAGTCCAGCCACTCTCATTGCGTGGCGTGAAGACCCAGAATACATCTTCGTTTCTCTCCGGCACCCAGCGGTTGAAATTTATTCCCCATGTCTGCTTATCTATATTATTGAACCTAAGTTGAGAGAACGGAATTCGTATTTCCGCGTACCACGCTGAAGAATCACGCGAGGTTTTGGCTTCCCAAACGGGGTTGTATGAAAAGTCACGGTCAAACTCGTTATCGCTCTCAGTATAGCGGTCAAATCGCACCCCGGAAGTATTCACACCGAAACCATAGCACGTCCGGCGGTCGAGATATGAATCTATTGAGACGATAAACTGCTCGGTTGGGCCTTGGTTATCGCGCCGATCAAGAAACATGCGTAGATTTTCGGGATGAACCGAGTGCATCCGCGCTCCGATATAAATGGCGGCATCGTCGAACACAATTGCCACTTCGGTTTTTTCGACCGGCTGGCCGCCTTCGACCGGATCTTTCTGCAAAAAGTCGGATATGAAAACGGCCGTCTTCCAAATCCCGTCATCGAGCCGGCCATCGACACTCGGCGACGTCCCCGTTACTTTGGTTGCGCGAAGTTCTTTCCTTGGGCGTTCAGATTGAGTTTCGACTAAAGAAGTTTGGGCTCCTGACGAAACCGTAAAAAGGAAAATGAAAAGAAGTGAGGTAAAGACCTCTTTCGGTTTAAGATAACGCACTGGTGTCATTCAAGCTCCTCCATTCACGATGTTTATGACGGCGTCCTCTGACAAACAGAAAGTCATTCAACGTATCAATCACCATTCGTGAACATATGACGAATGAAAACCGATGTTTGATACACTCTCTCCGGCAGTCAGAGACAGATACGTAAATGTTGCGCAGTTTGTTCAACTTTTTTTGAGCCAAGAAAAGATCATGAAAAAGTGGTTCTGAAAGACCGAATATTTTTCGGGGAAGGACTCTTTTGTTGTGTGGAGTCATGGTTACGGCTTGCTAAACCAGGATGCAATCAGACCAATATCCTGGTGAGCCTTTTGGTAGTCATCCGGCCGGCCAACATCCAGCCAATAACCAGTGTATGAATATGCGCAAATTTTCCCCCCGTCCAAGAGCATATCGGTCATCAGGGTATCGAATCCGTATGGTTTTCCTGCCGGGATGCGGTCGAGGATTGTGTGTGAAAAAATATACACACCCATCGAGACTTGGGCTGTGTAGTCCGGCTTCTCAGAAAACCTTACAACCCGGCCATTGGCGTCGGTCTCG
This window of the Candidatus Zixiibacteriota bacterium genome carries:
- a CDS encoding aconitate hydratase, translating into MAMNMTQKLIASHLLSGNMKIGEEIGLKIDQTLTQDATGTIVMLELEALGIDEVRTEVSVQYVDHNLLQSDFRNADDHIFLRSACRKFGIWYSRPGNGVSHPVHMERFGIPGKTLLGADSHTCAAGSLGMLAIGAGGLEVALAIAGEPFYLTMPQTVGVKLTGKLPQWVSAKDVILELLRRKGVDWGLNKIIEYYGDGLYFLSAMDRHVIANMGAELGATTSVFPSDNAVHHFLKNQERGGEFVEMSADSGAEYDEYEEIDLDKLEPLIALPSNPDNVVPVREVAGREIYQSMIGSSANPGLRDFAVAALIVEGHQVHERVSFDINPTSRQILESLTETGLLKKLIRAGARIHQAGCNGCIGMGQAPSPGRISLRTVPRNFPGRSGTDNDLVYLCSPETAAASALTGVITDPRTLDMAYPQLTDIEEVIINDDMLLRPLSKEERKTEQLEKGSNIKPLPPFEPLHDIVQGPVLLKLNDDVSTDEIMPAGTAILPFRSNIPEISKFLFSRVDDTFYKRARAAQKEDSFSFIVAGRNYGQGSSREHAAIVPRYLGVIAVLAISFARIHKQNLVNFGVLPLQFLDPIDWRRIDRDDCLVLPHIREAIHKADHVVVLNRTKNESYIASHSLTNRQREMILQGGLLNIVRNYSNVPSDRSHHR
- a CDS encoding DUF5916 domain-containing protein; protein product: MTPVRYLKPKEVFTSLLFIFLFTVSSGAQTSLVETQSERPRKELRATKVTGTSPSVDGRLDDGIWKTAVFISDFLQKDPVEGGQPVEKTEVAIVFDDAAIYIGARMHSVHPENLRMFLDRRDNQGPTEQFIVSIDSYLDRRTCYGFGVNTSGVRFDRYTESDNEFDRDFSYNPVWEAKTSRDSSAWYAEIRIPFSQLRFNNIDKQTWGINFNRWVPERNEDVFWVFTPRNESGWTSRFGNLVGIEGVQPSRRLELTPYAASEGSKIDGDFGSDPFNDGSKITGRVGGDLKMGLGPNLTLDATFNPDFGQVEADPADVNLSAFETFFDERRPFFSEGNSVFNGGGFFYSRRIGASPRASLRGFEMPDYADQPRNSTILGAAKVSGVLKSGTSIGFLTAVTDNEFAKLYDSSSKITSRTKIEPRTFYGVFGLIQPFGKEQSTFSAKLTGVSRDLSGDGRLDTLLRKQAIAGAVSTHLRFNGGKYNIFTEAGFSDVRGSTSAITSAQLSPQRYFQRPDADYVEIDPNRNALSGYKGVFNFWKPSGKHWLYDVFIAAESPGLELNDAGQLGGADDIDLFWRLIYRETVVGNIFRYYDIRLASDANWNFGGDRQWSEIRIVSDVTWKNFWTSWARIARQLPGQDDTRTRGGPSMQNEAGWSFNAGFQNNFASSTSFWLDARYGIDELDGWLYTTTGHISGRLGTKWRLAFEPSYTREDQPRQFVEALSGGGAGTFGTTYVFSRLDRSRLRLRVRMNYFFSPDLSLEAYAEPYADGAKFYDLGELLQSRGHNLLHYNDGANFGFKYRSFRSNMVLRWEFSPGSTLFLVWQRNLEEETQEVTRHVRPGSAFDAFGADGEDFVALKLAYWIPIS
- a CDS encoding response regulator transcription factor; this translates as MPFIRALLVEENRILRESLAMLFVNQPEMSFNTMGVGESLISEIKDVNPSVVLMDISLHRERSIQHISSIKQNCPDVKIIGMNLSPLETELVRFIQSGVNGFVLKDASFTELVEAIRVIINGSTFLPPGLAGSFIDQVATYNPQSTSAGTMTATKISKREKEIIGLIVAGMSNKEMADRLNISAFTVKSHLHRLMEKLGIHSRLELAAYANKHKIID